In one Apostichopus japonicus isolate 1M-3 chromosome 18, ASM3797524v1, whole genome shotgun sequence genomic region, the following are encoded:
- the LOC139959043 gene encoding leucine-rich repeat flightless-interacting protein 2-like isoform X5 produces MCLRGLLEFLTHFTNYGNVQAEMKLTAKRAARAEARDIRLKEMEKQQRESEDQDDAEQQEREDKRSYETWNRVKQKLSQLKQSRDEEEQRLRMLALLRQTTVTSVSSSRRSSADSIEQDAVKVELEEKFKKAMLTNAQLDNEKSALIYEVESLKDTLEDRDEQMMEYQREAKEKHRDLQAKKRENTSLQNEVQHLRELVMQRDQLISEHGLLLVNEDGEPTEEDREKAKVIEEKRKKNSQIGTIVVISPEAAQLLEYSGDGPLDIRLKRLVEERKELLEQVRKLKIELEEEKERVLAAERRRSSPSPSMNGPDLELLDLHRETTRQAKEYKIKLQRTEQEIATLEGNITRLESQVKRYRTAAETSEKVEEELKAEKRKTTRELRSLRDKVDEMETENNSLKKRVEKLRKREIH; encoded by the exons ATGTGTCTCAGGGGTCTTTTGGAGTTCCTCACACATTTCACAAATTATGGAAATGTACAA GCAGAGATGAAGCTCACAGCGAAAAGAGCAGCAAGGGCTGAAGCTAGAGATATAAGATTGAAGGAGATGGAGAAACAGCAAAGAGAG TCAGAAGACCAAGATGATGCAGAACAACAGGAGAGAGAGGACAAAAGATCG TACGAAACTTGGAACCGAGTTAAACAGAAACTAAGTCAGTTAAAGCAATCGAGAGATGAAGAAGAG CAAAGACTTAGGATGCTG GCTCTTCTGAGACAGACAACAGTTACCAGTGTATCTTCCTCTCGGAGGAGCAGTGCTGATTCTATTGAGCAAGATGCTGTCAag gTTGAACTGGAAGAGAAGTTCAAGAAAGCTATGCTTACAAATGCTCAATTAGATAATGAAAAGTCCGCATTAATTTATGAAGTGGAGTCTCTTAAAGATACGCTAGAGGATCGGGATGAACAGATGATGGAATACCAGAGAGAAGCTAAGGAGAAGCATCGG GATCTCCAAGCGAAGAAACGAGAGAACACAAGTTTACAGAATGAAGTTCAACATTTAAGAGAACTGGTCATGCAAAGAGATCAACTCATTTCA GAACACGGTCTTCTCCTTGTCAATGAGGATGGAGAACCGACTGAGGAGGACAGAGAGAAAGCCAAAGTGatagaagagaagagaaagaagaactcTCAAATTGGTACTATTGTAGTCATCTCTCCAGAAGCTGCTCAACTTTTAGAATATTCAGGTGATGGACCTCTGGACATTAGGTTAAAGAGATTGGTTGAAGAAAGGAAGGAACTTTTGGAACAG GTTaggaaattgaaaattgaattgGAAGAGGAGAAAGAAAGAGTCCTAGCTGCAGAGAGGCGGCGGTCCAGTCCATCTCCGTCTATGAATGGACCAGATTTAGAACTATTAGATTTACATA GAGAAACAACTAGACAAGCTAAAGAATACAAAATCAAGCTACAGAGGACAGAACAAGAGATAGCAACCTTAGAAGGCAAT ATTACTCGTTTAGAAAGTCAGGTGAAGAGGTACAGAACTGCTGCAGAGACTTCAGAGAAAGTAGAGGAAGAATTAAaggcagagaaaagaaaaacaacaagagAG TTGCGGAGTCTACGAGACAAGGTAGACGAGATGGAAACAGAAAACAACAGTTTGAAAAAGAGAGTAGAAAAGTTAAGAAAGCGAGAAATTCATTGA
- the LOC139959043 gene encoding leucine-rich repeat flightless-interacting protein 2-like isoform X6: MCSLETKMLLLQYRAEMKLTAKRAARAEARDIRLKEMEKQQRESEDQDDAEQQEREDKRSYETWNRVKQKLSQLKQSRDEEEQRLRMLALLRQTTVTSVSSSRRSSADSIEQDAVKVELEEKFKKAMLTNAQLDNEKSALIYEVESLKDTLEDRDEQMMEYQREAKEKHRDLQAKKRENTSLQNEVQHLRELVMQRDQLISEHGLLLVNEDGEPTEEDREKAKVIEEKRKKNSQIGTIVVISPEAAQLLEYSGDGPLDIRLKRLVEERKELLEQVRKLKIELEEEKERVLAAERRRSSPSPSMNGPDLELLDLHRETTRQAKEYKIKLQRTEQEIATLEGNITRLESQVKRYRTAAETSEKVEEELKAEKRKTTRELRSLRDKVDEMETENNSLKKRVEKLRKREIH, translated from the exons ATGTGCTCCTTGGAAACTAAGATGCTGTTGTTACAGTACAGG GCAGAGATGAAGCTCACAGCGAAAAGAGCAGCAAGGGCTGAAGCTAGAGATATAAGATTGAAGGAGATGGAGAAACAGCAAAGAGAG TCAGAAGACCAAGATGATGCAGAACAACAGGAGAGAGAGGACAAAAGATCG TACGAAACTTGGAACCGAGTTAAACAGAAACTAAGTCAGTTAAAGCAATCGAGAGATGAAGAAGAG CAAAGACTTAGGATGCTG GCTCTTCTGAGACAGACAACAGTTACCAGTGTATCTTCCTCTCGGAGGAGCAGTGCTGATTCTATTGAGCAAGATGCTGTCAag gTTGAACTGGAAGAGAAGTTCAAGAAAGCTATGCTTACAAATGCTCAATTAGATAATGAAAAGTCCGCATTAATTTATGAAGTGGAGTCTCTTAAAGATACGCTAGAGGATCGGGATGAACAGATGATGGAATACCAGAGAGAAGCTAAGGAGAAGCATCGG GATCTCCAAGCGAAGAAACGAGAGAACACAAGTTTACAGAATGAAGTTCAACATTTAAGAGAACTGGTCATGCAAAGAGATCAACTCATTTCA GAACACGGTCTTCTCCTTGTCAATGAGGATGGAGAACCGACTGAGGAGGACAGAGAGAAAGCCAAAGTGatagaagagaagagaaagaagaactcTCAAATTGGTACTATTGTAGTCATCTCTCCAGAAGCTGCTCAACTTTTAGAATATTCAGGTGATGGACCTCTGGACATTAGGTTAAAGAGATTGGTTGAAGAAAGGAAGGAACTTTTGGAACAG GTTaggaaattgaaaattgaattgGAAGAGGAGAAAGAAAGAGTCCTAGCTGCAGAGAGGCGGCGGTCCAGTCCATCTCCGTCTATGAATGGACCAGATTTAGAACTATTAGATTTACATA GAGAAACAACTAGACAAGCTAAAGAATACAAAATCAAGCTACAGAGGACAGAACAAGAGATAGCAACCTTAGAAGGCAAT ATTACTCGTTTAGAAAGTCAGGTGAAGAGGTACAGAACTGCTGCAGAGACTTCAGAGAAAGTAGAGGAAGAATTAAaggcagagaaaagaaaaacaacaagagAG TTGCGGAGTCTACGAGACAAGGTAGACGAGATGGAAACAGAAAACAACAGTTTGAAAAAGAGAGTAGAAAAGTTAAGAAAGCGAGAAATTCATTGA
- the LOC139959042 gene encoding D-3-phosphoglycerate dehydrogenase-like, whose amino-acid sequence MAFTLQRVLISDNVSSKCAELLQSHGITVETKTKLSKEELIAEIPNYDGLIVRSATKVTSDVINAASNLKIIGRAGTGVDNIDIPAASKKGIVVMNTPGGNTLSAVEHTCAMVSCIARHIPQAHRSLKEGRWDRKDYMGTELAGKTLAIIGLGRIGRDVAKRMQSFEMTTIGFDPLVSPEESAEFGVEWLPVDQIWPRADYITVHTPLIPQTRGLLGDSSFPLCKKGVRVVNVARGGIIDEAALVKALESGQCGGAALDVFMEEPPTNAALIQNSKVICTPHLGASTSEAQTRVAVEIAQQFVDAVQGKSLFGAINAHALSNALKPETKPVVALGEALGVLISGLSSQPQKQVCVTTCGQTMADTKKFIGDAVTCGVLRRHATSSLNLVNASLYAKELGVEVKTTHEDGPRGLLRVTAGSVTLVGQVQGSHPVLLEINGQSFGAGVGLVGSLVFYVSSEPLKHLAELAGGLENNNQVIAFATTNSSVDQWNVAKLVQPTANLGGFEKRICSFFTTF is encoded by the exons ATGGCGTTTACACTACAGCGGGTATTGATAAGTGATAACGTGTCATCAAAATGTGCAGAATTACTCCAGTCGCATGGGATAACTGTTGAAACCAAGACAAAATTGAGCAAGGAAGAATTAATAGCCGAAATTCCG AATTATGATGGCCTCATTGTACGGTCAGCTACAAAGGTCACCAGTGATGTCATTAATGCAGCCAGCAACCTCAAGATTATCGGCCGAGCGGGAACCGGTGTTGACAACATTGATATTCCTGCAGCTTCTAAGAAGGGCATTGTGGTTATGAA TACACCTGGTGGGAATACTCTCAGTGCAGTAGAACACACCTGTGCTATGGTCTCCTGCATAGCTCGTCACATTCCTCAAGCACACAGGTCACTGAAGGAGGGCAGATGGGATCGAAAGGACTACATGGGAACGGAACTTGCTGGGAAAACACTGGCTATTATTGGACTGGGGCGCATCGGCCGAGATGTGGCAAAGAGAATGCAATCCTTTGAAATGACA ACGATTGGATTCGACCCTCTGGTTTCACCTGAAGAGTCTGCAGAGTTTGGTGTTGAGTGGTTACCGGTGGACCAGATCTGGCCTAGAGCAGATTACATCACAGTACACACTCCACTCATCCCCCAAACAAGAG GTTTACTGGGTGATTCCTCCTTTCCACTTTGCAAGAAGGGTGTTCGAGTAGTGAATGTTGCTCGAGGTGGCATTATTGACGAGGCTGCCCTAGTTAAGGCCCTGGAGTCTGGTCAGTGTGGGGGAGCTGCTCTTGATGTCTTCATGGAG GAACCACCAACGAATGCTGCCCTTATTCAGAATTCTAAAGTTATATGTACTCCTCATCTTGGTGCCAGCACTTCAGAGGCCCAGACCCGAGTGGCTGTGGAAATTGCCCAGCAGTTTGTAGATGCTGTCCAGGGGAAGTCCCTGTTTGGTGCT ATCAATGCTCATGCCTTAAGCAATGCCTTGAAACCCGAGACTAAGCCAGTAGTTGCCCTAGGGGAAGCATTGGGTGTCTTAATTTCAGGCTTGTCATCTCAGCCTCAGAAGCAAGTCTGTGTCACAACATGTG GACAAACTATGGCAGACACCAAGAAATTCATAGGGGATGCAGTCACATGTGGAGTCTTGAGGAGGCATGCAACATCTTCATTAAACTTGGTTAATGCATCTCTGTATGCTAAAGAACTTGGTGTTGAG GTCAAGACTACACATGAAGATGGTCCTAGGGGCCTCCTTAGAGTAACAGCAGGGTCAGTTACACTGGTTGGTCAGGTACAAGGGTCGCATCCAGTCCTGCTGGAGATCAATGGCCAATCTTTTGGAGCTGGAGTCGGTCTGGTTGGTAGCTTGGTCTTCTATGTCTCCAGTGAACCGTTGAAGCATTTAGCAGAATTAGCAG GTGGGTTGGAGAATAATAACCAAGTTATTGCTTTTGCCACGACCAATTCTTCTGTTGATCAGTGGAACGTTGCCAAATTAGTCCAGCCAACAGCTAATTTAGGAGGATTTGAGAAACGAATTTGCAGCTTTTTTACAACCTTCTAA